Proteins encoded in a region of the Carassius gibelio isolate Cgi1373 ecotype wild population from Czech Republic chromosome B5, carGib1.2-hapl.c, whole genome shotgun sequence genome:
- the LOC127957337 gene encoding uncharacterized protein LOC127957337 — protein sequence MYGLFYFVDGSVIGESTSIIQDAYINAGVTVICKEDIQSQEGWIEVILPAKRRQDPKPVAAKLLFMAENYKVVQKRVAFLKWDIWSSSQSGQEKGVVKQGMTSGSQMAKIGEQLKRDLKQQARRQLCSTPARYESDSDDTCCDIFDPPKKRKMVINTSEEEEDAIPQVESQRPGTVPAVFVELDEDSLKALKDAVSERIPNTEVAEIRALLWRKCSNKSYKSSSNSSQS from the exons ATGTATGGGTTGTTTTATTTCGTTGACGGCTCCGTTATTGGAGAGAGTACATCTATTATACAGGATGCATATATAAATGCTGGTGTTACAGTGATTTGCAAGGAAGACATCCAGTCCCAGGAAGGCTGGATAGAGGTGATTTTGCCAGCTAAACGCAGGCAAGATCCGAAGCCGGTTGCAGCCAAACTGCTGTTCATGGCGG aaaactacaaagtagtccaGAAGCGTGTCGCTTTTCTCAAATGGGATATATGGTCTTCCAGTCAGTCTGGCCAGGAGAAGGGGGTGGTGAAGCAAGGAATGACT TCTGGTTCACAGATGGCCAAGATAGGCGAACAGCTCAAGAGGGACCTCAAACAGCAAGCTAGAAGACAACTCTGTTCTACTCCTGCTAGATATGAGTCTGATTCTGATGACACATGTTGTGATATTTTTGATCCTCCCAAAAAACGAAAAATG GTGATTAACAccagtgaggaggaggaggacgccATCCCTCAGGTGGAGTCTCAGCGGCCTGGGACAGTGCCTGCAGTTTTTGTTGAACTGGATGAGGACAGTTTAAAGGCTCTGAAAG ATGCAGTGAGCGAGCGAATCCCCAACACCGAGGTGGCAGAGATCCGGGCCCTTCTATGGAGGAAGTGCAGCAATAAGAGCTACAAGTCCTCTAGTAACTCAAGTCAGAGCTAG